In a single window of the Nocardioides massiliensis genome:
- a CDS encoding universal stress protein produces MAENVPTRVEIDGGVLVGDDGSASAGRAVRYALEEARRRGAPLHVVRAFSITSAERPADAPHGYAPSLAELAAATKQATEDRVRRLVGEVGDVTIEVHVPYGPAAQCLIDASAHADVVVVGARGRGGFATLLLGSVADQVIRHADAPVVVVRK; encoded by the coding sequence ATGGCGGAGAACGTTCCTACGCGGGTGGAGATCGACGGCGGCGTCCTGGTCGGTGACGACGGGTCGGCGTCGGCAGGACGAGCAGTGCGCTACGCGCTCGAGGAGGCCCGGCGCCGCGGTGCGCCCCTGCACGTCGTGCGGGCGTTCTCCATCACCAGTGCCGAGCGCCCGGCCGACGCCCCGCACGGCTACGCGCCGTCGCTGGCCGAGCTCGCCGCTGCCACCAAGCAGGCGACCGAGGACCGCGTACGCCGTCTGGTCGGCGAGGTCGGTGACGTGACCATCGAGGTGCACGTCCCCTACGGCCCGGCAGCCCAGTGCCTCATCGACGCCTCGGCCCACGCCGACGTCGTGGTGGTCGGCGCGCGCGGACGCGGCGGGTTCGCCACCCTCCTGCTCGGCTCGGTCGCCGACCAGGTCATCCGGCACGCCGACGCACCCGTCGTGGTCGTCCGGAAGTGA
- a CDS encoding Fur family transcriptional regulator yields the protein MTTPALEHLLRETGLRVTRPRLAVLRAVHAHPHADTESVIAAVRRDLPAVSHQAVYDSLSALTAAGVVRRIQPAGSVARYEARVGDNHHHVVCRSCGAIADVDCSVGEAPCLTASHDHGFVIEEAEVVYWGTCPTCATAASAASAAPTQ from the coding sequence ATGACCACGCCCGCCCTCGAGCACCTCCTGCGCGAGACCGGACTGCGGGTCACGCGACCCCGGCTGGCGGTGCTCCGCGCCGTCCACGCCCACCCGCACGCCGACACCGAGTCGGTGATCGCCGCGGTCCGCCGTGACCTGCCGGCCGTGTCTCACCAGGCTGTCTACGACTCCCTGAGCGCGCTGACCGCCGCGGGCGTCGTACGCCGCATCCAGCCGGCCGGGTCGGTGGCGCGCTACGAGGCGCGGGTCGGCGACAACCACCACCACGTGGTCTGTCGCTCGTGCGGCGCCATCGCCGACGTCGACTGCTCCGTCGGCGAGGCCCCTTGTCTCACCGCCTCCCACGACCACGGGTTCGTGATCGAGGAGGCGGAGGTCGTGTACTGGGGTACCTGCCCCACGTGCGCGACGGCAGCATCCGCAGCATCCGCAGCACCCACCCAGTGA
- the gdhA gene encoding NADP-specific glutamate dehydrogenase, whose product MSWTNETVRTTYEEVLRRNPGETEFHQAVHEVFDSLDPVLDKHPEYAEHAILERICEPERQVVFRVPWVDDNGRVQINRGFRVQFNSALGPYKGGLRFHPSVLLGTVKFLGFEQVFKNALTGLPLGGGKGGSDFDPKGRSDGEIMRFCQSFMTELHRHIGEYVDVPAGDIGVGMREIGYLFGQYKRMTNRYESSVITGKGLDWGGSVMRPEATGYGTVFFTQHMLATRGRSFDGARVLVSGSGNVAHFAIEKVHQLGGIVVGCSDSAGSVYDPDGIDLELLHQVKQVERERISVYAERRPRARYIAGATVWRVAGEEDVQVALPCATQNELDTDDAKFLLDHGLWAVAEGANMPCTPEATSVFTGVDILFGPGKAVNAGGVATSGLEMQQNASRDAWTAAYTEQRLAEIMEGIHSRCAHTAEEYGRPGDYVLGANVAGFAKVAEAMLALGVI is encoded by the coding sequence ATGTCCTGGACCAATGAGACCGTGCGCACCACCTACGAAGAGGTCTTGCGCCGCAACCCCGGCGAGACCGAGTTCCATCAGGCTGTGCACGAGGTCTTCGACTCCCTGGACCCGGTCCTCGACAAGCACCCGGAGTACGCCGAGCACGCCATCCTCGAGCGCATCTGCGAGCCGGAGCGCCAGGTCGTCTTCCGGGTCCCGTGGGTCGACGACAACGGCCGCGTGCAGATCAACCGCGGCTTCCGGGTGCAGTTCAACTCCGCGCTCGGTCCCTACAAGGGCGGTCTGCGCTTCCACCCGTCCGTGCTGCTGGGCACGGTCAAGTTCCTCGGCTTCGAGCAGGTCTTCAAGAACGCGCTGACCGGCCTCCCTCTCGGCGGCGGCAAGGGCGGCAGCGACTTCGACCCCAAGGGCCGCTCCGACGGCGAGATCATGCGGTTCTGCCAGTCGTTCATGACCGAGCTGCACCGCCACATCGGTGAGTACGTCGACGTGCCCGCCGGCGACATCGGCGTCGGGATGCGCGAGATCGGCTACCTGTTCGGCCAGTACAAGCGCATGACCAACCGCTACGAGTCCAGCGTCATCACCGGCAAGGGCCTGGACTGGGGCGGCTCGGTCATGCGCCCCGAGGCGACTGGCTACGGCACCGTCTTCTTCACCCAGCACATGCTCGCCACCCGCGGCCGCAGCTTCGACGGCGCCCGGGTGCTGGTGTCGGGCTCCGGCAACGTGGCGCACTTCGCCATCGAGAAGGTCCACCAGCTCGGCGGCATCGTCGTCGGCTGCTCCGACTCCGCGGGCTCGGTCTACGACCCCGACGGCATCGACCTCGAGCTCCTGCACCAGGTCAAGCAGGTCGAGCGCGAGCGGATCTCCGTGTACGCCGAGCGCCGCCCGCGCGCCCGCTACATCGCCGGCGCCACCGTGTGGCGCGTGGCCGGCGAGGAGGACGTCCAGGTGGCGCTGCCGTGCGCGACCCAGAACGAGCTCGACACCGACGACGCGAAGTTCCTGCTCGACCACGGCCTGTGGGCCGTCGCCGAGGGCGCCAACATGCCGTGCACGCCCGAGGCCACCAGCGTCTTCACCGGTGTCGACATCCTGTTCGGGCCCGGCAAGGCGGTCAACGCCGGCGGCGTGGCGACCTCCGGCCTGGAGATGCAGCAGAACGCCTCCCGCGACGCCTGGACCGCCGCCTACACCGAGCAGCGGCTGGCCGAGATCATGGAGGGCATCCACTCGCGCTGCGCCCACACCGCGGAGGAGTACGGCCGCCCCGGTGACTACGTCCTCGGCGCCAACGTCGCCGGCTTCGCCAAGGTCGCCGAGGCGATGCTCGCCCTCGGCGTCATTTAG
- a CDS encoding general stress protein — protein sequence MNPQNLPQLQKTLRLQFPQSLGVYDDYAGAQRAVDHLADNEFPVQDVLIVGTDLKQVERVTGRLTTGKVAAGGLLSGLWFGVFIGLIFGLFTTEPMLAVLLTTAAFGALFGVIWALVGYAATRGRRDFTSIAQVVATRYEVLCEHKHVAAGRELLDRLPGGRPDPFA from the coding sequence ATGAACCCTCAGAACCTTCCGCAGCTCCAGAAGACCCTGCGCCTGCAGTTCCCGCAGTCGCTGGGCGTGTACGACGACTACGCCGGCGCGCAGCGGGCCGTCGACCACCTCGCCGACAACGAGTTCCCCGTCCAGGACGTGCTGATCGTCGGCACCGACCTCAAGCAGGTCGAGCGGGTGACGGGCCGGCTCACGACCGGCAAGGTGGCGGCCGGCGGTCTGCTGTCCGGCCTGTGGTTCGGCGTCTTCATCGGCTTGATCTTCGGACTGTTCACCACCGAGCCGATGCTCGCCGTGCTGCTGACGACAGCCGCCTTCGGTGCGTTGTTCGGTGTGATCTGGGCACTCGTCGGGTACGCCGCCACCCGGGGTCGCCGCGACTTCACCTCCATCGCCCAGGTGGTCGCGACACGCTACGAGGTGCTGTGTGAGCACAAACACGTCGCAGCGGGCCGCGAGCTGCTCGACCGTTTGCCGGGTGGACGCCCTGATCCGTTCGCCTGA
- a CDS encoding SDR family NAD(P)-dependent oxidoreductase, producing MTEPATTPTTQQPVSRPLADLLRLDGRVAIVTGASSGLGVVFAEVLAEAGADVVLGARRVDRLAETAALVEKHGRRAVSVATDVSSPEDCQRLVDAAMSELGRVDVLVNNAGIGTAVPATRETPEQFRQVVDINLNGSYWMAQACGRVMQPGSSIINISSVLGLTTAGLPQAAYAASKAAVIGLTRDLAQQWTGRKGIRVNAIAPGFFTSEMTDQYPPGYLESQRDRIPAGRKGDPRELAATAVFLASDAAGYITGQTLAVDGGMTIA from the coding sequence GTGACCGAACCCGCCACGACCCCCACCACCCAGCAGCCGGTCTCCCGCCCGCTCGCCGACCTGCTGCGCCTCGACGGTCGCGTCGCGATCGTGACCGGAGCATCGTCGGGCCTCGGCGTGGTCTTCGCCGAGGTGCTCGCCGAGGCCGGCGCCGACGTCGTGCTGGGTGCGCGTCGCGTGGACCGGCTGGCGGAGACCGCCGCCCTGGTCGAGAAGCACGGCCGCCGGGCGGTCTCGGTGGCGACCGACGTCTCGTCGCCGGAGGACTGCCAGCGCCTGGTCGATGCGGCGATGAGCGAGCTCGGCCGCGTCGACGTGCTGGTCAACAACGCGGGCATCGGCACGGCGGTCCCCGCGACCCGCGAGACCCCCGAGCAGTTCCGCCAGGTCGTCGACATCAACCTCAACGGGTCCTACTGGATGGCCCAGGCCTGCGGCCGGGTCATGCAGCCCGGCAGCAGCATCATCAACATCTCCTCGGTGCTCGGCCTCACCACCGCCGGCCTCCCCCAGGCGGCGTACGCCGCGTCGAAGGCGGCCGTCATCGGTCTCACGCGCGACCTGGCGCAGCAGTGGACCGGCCGCAAGGGCATCCGGGTCAACGCGATCGCGCCGGGGTTCTTCACCTCGGAGATGACCGACCAGTACCCGCCCGGCTACCTCGAGTCGCAGCGCGACCGGATCCCGGCGGGCCGCAAGGGCGACCCGCGCGAGCTCGCCGCGACCGCGGTCTTCCTCGCCAGCGACGCCGCCGGCTACATCACCGGTCAGACGCTCGCCGTCGACGGCGGCATGACGATCGCCTGA
- the leuS gene encoding leucine--tRNA ligase, with product MTQKPGPSRTDDQGAGDGRGATYDVVGVQDKWRPVWERLDPFRPADDGSKERRYALTMFPYPSGDLHMGHAEVMALHDVLARYWWQKGYDVLNPIGWDSFGLPAENAAIRRDEHPATYTYANIETQAESFRRYAVSFDWSRRLHTSDPEYYRWTQWLFLRFREKGLAYRKMSPVNWCPVDQTVLANEQVVQGMCERCGAEVTKRELSQWYFKITDYAQRLLDDMDDLEGTWPDRVLAMQRNWIGRSEGAHVDFDIELAGDQAGEKRTVTVFTTRPDTLYGATFMVVAADAKLAEEVCAPEQRAAFTAYRDEVRKASDIDRLSTERPKTGVDLGVTAVNPVSGERIPVWASDYVLADYGTGAIMAVPAHDQRDLDFAREMGLPVRRVIDTGEDNPETSGVATSGDGTYVSSGPLDGLTDKATGIARIIEQLEADGRGTGTVNYRLRDWLLSRQRFWGCPIPIVHCEKCGEVDVPDDQLPIELPDLRGADLKPKGTSPLAAATDWVETTCPSCGGEARRDTDTMDTFVDSSWYFLRYCSPGKTDGPFDREEVGRWMPAAQYVGGVEHAILHLLYSRFFTKVLHDLGLVDFVEPFAALLNQGQVINQGKAMSKSLGNGVDLGQQIDAYGVDAVRLTMVFAGPPEDDIDWADMSPQGSLKFLQRAWRLSGDVTSEPGTDPAGGDVALRKATHKTVAEADQLLENHRFNVVVARIMELVNVTRKAIDSGCGPADPAVREAVETVAILLSLVAPYTAEEMWERLGHEPTVARVGWPTVDPDLLTDDTVTAIVQIQGKVKARLEVSPDITEDELEQLALADPAVVAALEGKQVRKVIVRAPKLVNVVAG from the coding sequence GTGACGCAGAAGCCCGGTCCGAGCAGGACCGACGACCAGGGCGCGGGCGACGGCCGCGGAGCGACGTACGACGTCGTCGGGGTCCAGGACAAGTGGCGCCCGGTCTGGGAGCGGCTCGACCCGTTCCGGCCGGCCGACGACGGGTCCAAGGAGCGGCGCTACGCGCTGACGATGTTCCCCTACCCCAGCGGCGACCTGCACATGGGCCACGCCGAGGTGATGGCGCTGCACGACGTGCTGGCGCGCTACTGGTGGCAGAAGGGCTACGACGTCCTCAACCCGATCGGCTGGGACTCCTTCGGTCTGCCGGCCGAGAACGCCGCGATCCGCCGCGACGAGCACCCGGCGACGTACACCTACGCCAACATCGAGACCCAGGCGGAGTCGTTCCGTCGCTACGCGGTCTCCTTCGACTGGTCGCGCCGGCTGCACACCTCCGACCCGGAGTACTACCGCTGGACCCAGTGGCTCTTCCTGCGCTTCCGCGAGAAGGGGCTGGCCTACCGCAAGATGTCGCCGGTCAACTGGTGCCCGGTCGACCAGACGGTGCTGGCCAACGAGCAGGTCGTGCAGGGGATGTGCGAGCGCTGCGGCGCCGAGGTCACCAAGCGCGAGCTGTCGCAGTGGTATTTCAAGATCACCGACTACGCCCAGCGTCTGCTCGACGACATGGACGACCTCGAGGGCACCTGGCCCGACCGGGTCCTGGCGATGCAGCGCAACTGGATCGGCCGCTCCGAGGGCGCCCACGTCGACTTCGACATCGAGCTCGCCGGCGACCAGGCCGGTGAGAAGCGCACCGTCACCGTCTTCACGACCCGCCCCGACACGTTGTACGGCGCCACGTTCATGGTGGTCGCGGCCGACGCCAAGCTGGCCGAGGAGGTCTGCGCCCCCGAGCAGCGCGCGGCGTTCACGGCGTACCGCGACGAGGTCCGCAAGGCCAGCGACATCGACCGGCTCTCCACCGAGCGGCCCAAGACCGGTGTCGACCTCGGCGTGACGGCGGTCAACCCCGTCAGCGGGGAGCGGATCCCCGTCTGGGCGAGCGACTACGTGCTGGCTGACTACGGAACCGGCGCGATCATGGCCGTGCCGGCGCACGACCAGCGCGACCTCGACTTCGCGCGCGAAATGGGGCTGCCGGTCCGTCGCGTCATCGACACCGGCGAGGACAACCCGGAGACCTCCGGCGTCGCGACCTCCGGTGACGGCACCTACGTCAGCTCCGGGCCGCTGGACGGTCTGACCGACAAGGCCACCGGCATCGCGCGGATCATCGAGCAGCTCGAGGCCGACGGGCGGGGGACCGGCACCGTCAACTACCGGCTGCGCGACTGGCTGCTGAGCCGTCAGCGCTTCTGGGGCTGCCCGATCCCGATCGTGCACTGCGAGAAGTGCGGCGAGGTCGACGTCCCCGACGACCAGCTGCCGATCGAGCTGCCCGACCTGCGTGGCGCCGACCTCAAGCCCAAGGGCACCTCCCCGTTGGCCGCGGCGACCGACTGGGTCGAGACCACCTGCCCGTCGTGCGGCGGCGAGGCGCGGCGCGACACCGACACGATGGACACCTTCGTCGACTCGTCGTGGTACTTCCTGCGCTACTGCTCGCCGGGCAAGACCGACGGGCCGTTCGACCGCGAGGAGGTCGGGCGCTGGATGCCGGCGGCACAGTACGTCGGCGGTGTCGAGCACGCGATCCTGCACCTGCTCTACAGCCGGTTCTTCACGAAGGTCCTGCACGACCTCGGCCTGGTCGACTTCGTCGAGCCGTTCGCTGCGCTGCTCAACCAGGGTCAGGTCATCAACCAGGGCAAGGCGATGAGCAAGTCGCTGGGCAACGGCGTCGACCTCGGCCAGCAGATCGACGCCTACGGTGTCGACGCAGTCCGGCTGACCATGGTCTTCGCCGGCCCGCCCGAGGACGACATCGACTGGGCCGACATGTCTCCCCAGGGATCGCTGAAGTTCCTGCAGCGCGCCTGGCGGCTCTCCGGTGACGTCACCAGCGAGCCGGGCACCGACCCGGCCGGCGGCGACGTGGCGCTGCGCAAGGCGACCCACAAGACCGTCGCCGAAGCCGACCAGCTGCTCGAGAACCACCGCTTCAACGTGGTCGTCGCGCGGATCATGGAGCTGGTCAACGTCACCCGCAAGGCGATCGACTCCGGCTGCGGCCCCGCCGACCCCGCCGTACGCGAAGCGGTCGAGACCGTCGCGATCCTCCTCAGCCTGGTCGCGCCGTACACCGCCGAGGAGATGTGGGAGCGCCTCGGCCACGAGCCGACCGTCGCCCGCGTCGGCTGGCCCACGGTCGACCCCGACCTGCTCACCGACGACACCGTCACCGCGATCGTGCAGATCCAGGGCAAGGTCAAGGCCCGCCTCGAGGTCTCACCCGACATCACCGAGGACGAGCTCGAGCAGCTCGCCCTCGCCGACCCCGCCGTCGTCGCCGCGCTCGAGGGCAAGCAGGTCCGCAAGGTGATCGTCCGCGCCCCCAAGCTGGTCAACGTCGTCGCCGGCTGA
- the galE gene encoding UDP-glucose 4-epimerase GalE has protein sequence MDSWLVTGGAGYIGAHIVASFADVGIATVVLDDLSSGHRHFVPDDVPFVEGSILDADLLARVFAEHQIAGVVHVAGFKYAGVSVDRPLHTYEQNVTGTQRLLQAMETADVSHLVFSSSAAVFGTPDVDVVTEQTPTSPESPYGESKLIGEWLIRDQARATGLRHTSLRYFNVVGSGADHLYDTSPHNLFPLVFDALMAGRTPRIYGTDYPTPDGTCVRDYIHVADLADAHVVAARRLADGDDLEAVYNLGSGTGSSVRQIMDTVAEVTGIDFTPEVADRRPGDPAQIVATGESAARDLQWQMRHDLRSMVASAWAARQAAEH, from the coding sequence ATGGACTCCTGGCTCGTGACCGGGGGCGCCGGCTACATCGGCGCTCACATCGTCGCCTCCTTCGCCGACGTCGGGATCGCGACCGTCGTCCTCGACGACCTCTCCAGCGGCCACCGGCACTTCGTGCCCGACGACGTGCCGTTCGTCGAGGGCTCGATCCTCGACGCCGACCTCCTGGCCCGGGTCTTCGCCGAGCACCAGATCGCCGGCGTGGTGCACGTGGCGGGGTTCAAGTACGCCGGGGTCTCGGTCGACCGCCCGCTGCACACCTACGAGCAGAACGTCACCGGCACCCAGCGGCTGCTGCAGGCGATGGAGACCGCGGACGTCTCGCACCTCGTCTTCTCCTCCAGCGCGGCGGTGTTCGGCACCCCGGACGTCGACGTGGTGACCGAGCAGACCCCGACCAGCCCGGAGTCGCCGTACGGCGAGTCGAAGCTGATCGGCGAGTGGCTGATCCGCGACCAGGCGCGCGCCACCGGGCTGCGCCACACCTCGCTGCGCTACTTCAACGTCGTCGGGTCGGGCGCGGACCACCTCTACGACACCAGCCCGCACAACCTCTTCCCGCTGGTCTTCGACGCGCTGATGGCCGGACGCACCCCGCGGATCTACGGCACCGACTACCCCACCCCCGACGGCACCTGCGTGCGCGACTACATCCACGTCGCCGACCTCGCCGACGCCCACGTCGTCGCGGCCCGCCGCTTGGCCGACGGTGACGACCTCGAGGCCGTCTACAACCTCGGCAGCGGCACCGGCAGCTCGGTGCGCCAGATCATGGACACCGTCGCCGAGGTCACCGGCATCGACTTCACTCCCGAGGTCGCCGACCGGCGTCCCGGCGACCCCGCCCAGATCGTCGCGACCGGCGAGAGCGCGGCGCGTGACCTGCAGTGGCAGATGCGCCACGACCTGCGCTCGATGGTCGCAAGCGCGTGGGCGGCCCGGCAGGCCGCCGAGCACTGA
- the ddaH gene encoding dimethylargininase: MTASSPRALVRPPSSRMAEGLVTHIERTAADADLARRQWEGYVAALRDHGWETVEVPAADDCPDSAFVEDTVLMYGDLAIIALPGAEERRPEPAGTEAVLRELGYEIALIEAPGTLDGGDVLKHGADVWVGLGGRTNSEAVDQLAALLEPRGARVHGVPLTKVLHLKSAVTALPDGTVLVHPPLHEDSFPWTEVLEVPEEPGSHVVVLDESTVLMSTSAPRTAQLLRERGLQIVAVDISEFEKLEGCVTCLSVRLREAPGQPVG, translated from the coding sequence ATGACCGCCTCCTCGCCTCGCGCGCTCGTCCGCCCGCCGTCCTCACGCATGGCCGAGGGCCTCGTGACCCACATCGAGCGCACGGCGGCCGATGCCGACCTCGCCCGCCGGCAGTGGGAGGGCTACGTCGCGGCGTTGCGCGACCACGGCTGGGAGACCGTGGAGGTGCCGGCGGCCGACGACTGCCCGGACTCGGCGTTCGTCGAGGACACCGTCCTGATGTACGGCGACCTCGCGATCATCGCGCTGCCGGGCGCGGAGGAGCGCCGTCCCGAGCCGGCCGGCACCGAGGCGGTGCTGCGCGAGCTGGGCTACGAGATCGCCCTCATCGAAGCGCCGGGCACGCTCGACGGCGGTGACGTGCTCAAGCACGGTGCCGACGTCTGGGTCGGCCTCGGAGGCCGCACCAACTCCGAAGCCGTCGACCAGCTGGCCGCCCTGCTGGAGCCGCGCGGCGCGCGCGTGCACGGCGTCCCCCTCACCAAGGTGCTGCACCTGAAGTCCGCGGTCACCGCGCTGCCCGACGGCACCGTCCTGGTCCACCCGCCGCTGCACGAGGACTCGTTCCCGTGGACCGAGGTCCTGGAGGTCCCCGAGGAGCCGGGCAGCCACGTCGTCGTACTCGACGAGTCCACCGTGCTGATGTCCACCTCCGCGCCGCGCACGGCACAGCTGCTGCGTGAGCGGGGACTGCAGATCGTCGCCGTCGACATCTCCGAGTTCGAGAAGCTCGAGGGCTGCGTCACCTGCCTCTCGGTCCGGCTACGCGAAGCGCCCGGCCAGCCTGTCGGCTGA
- the katG gene encoding catalase/peroxidase HPI yields the protein MSDTQDNAPESPQGVDRKAEAGCPVMHDSAAGSGGSESENPAVPSPEPKTGGRPHSLQDWWPNMLDLSVLHAHQPRGNPLGADFDYAKEVETLDVEALRRDVVEVLNTSQDWWPADFGHYGGLFIRMSWHSAGTYRIFDGRGGAGDGAQRFAPLNSWPDNVSLDKARRLLWPVKQKYGQKLSWADLIVFAGNVALEDMGFETFGFAFGREDIWEPEEIYWGPEDTWLGDERYAGERELEEALAAVQMGLIYVNPEGPNGNPDPLASAKDIRATFTRMAMNDEETVALIAGGHTFGKTHGAGPADNLGPEPEAAPIEEQGLGWRNSFGEGKGKDTITSGLEVTWTYHPTRWDNEFFHILFAYEWEPFKSPAGAWQWRPKNGAGSDMVPGAHEGLPRREPRMLTSDIALRVDPEYGKISKRFHENPEEFSKAFAKAWFKLLHRDMGPVSRYRGPLVPSEPQLWQDNVPAHEGELIGDADVASLKAKVLDSGLSVAELVSTAWASASSFRKTDKRGGANGARIRLEPQRSWAANQPEQLERVLGKLEEIRAEFNGAGGAQVSLADLIVLAGSAAVEKAAKDAGVDITVGFRPGRTDATEEQTDVASFKVLEPRADGFRQYLRPGEKLQPEVLLLDKAYMLDLSAPEMTVLVGGMRALGANAGGTQHGVLTDRPGVLTNDFFVNLLTNGKEWKASQDSENVYEIRDASGEVEWTATAVDLIFGSNSQLRGLAEVYASSDAQEKFVRDFAAAWVKVMELDRFDLR from the coding sequence ATGAGCGACACGCAGGACAACGCCCCCGAGAGCCCCCAGGGGGTGGACCGCAAGGCCGAGGCGGGTTGCCCGGTGATGCACGACTCCGCCGCCGGGTCCGGTGGTAGCGAGAGCGAGAACCCGGCCGTCCCGTCGCCGGAGCCGAAGACCGGTGGCCGTCCGCACTCGCTGCAGGACTGGTGGCCCAACATGCTGGACCTCTCGGTCCTGCACGCCCACCAGCCGCGCGGCAACCCCCTCGGCGCCGACTTCGACTACGCCAAGGAGGTCGAGACCCTCGACGTCGAGGCGTTGCGTCGTGACGTCGTCGAGGTGCTCAACACCTCCCAGGACTGGTGGCCGGCCGACTTCGGTCACTACGGCGGCCTGTTCATCCGGATGAGCTGGCACTCCGCCGGCACCTACCGCATCTTCGACGGCCGCGGCGGTGCGGGCGACGGCGCACAGCGGTTCGCGCCCCTCAACAGCTGGCCCGACAACGTGAGCCTCGACAAGGCGCGCCGACTGCTCTGGCCGGTCAAGCAGAAGTACGGCCAGAAGCTGTCGTGGGCCGACCTCATCGTCTTCGCCGGCAACGTCGCGCTCGAGGACATGGGCTTCGAGACCTTCGGCTTCGCCTTCGGTCGCGAGGACATCTGGGAGCCGGAGGAGATCTACTGGGGTCCGGAGGACACCTGGCTGGGCGATGAGCGCTACGCCGGCGAGCGTGAGCTCGAGGAGGCCCTGGCCGCGGTCCAGATGGGTCTGATCTACGTCAACCCCGAGGGTCCCAACGGCAACCCCGACCCGCTCGCCTCGGCCAAGGACATCCGGGCCACCTTCACCAGGATGGCGATGAACGACGAGGAGACCGTCGCGCTGATCGCCGGTGGTCACACCTTCGGCAAGACCCACGGTGCCGGGCCGGCCGACAACCTCGGCCCCGAGCCCGAGGCAGCTCCGATCGAGGAGCAGGGCCTCGGCTGGCGCAACAGCTTCGGCGAGGGTAAGGGCAAGGACACCATCACGTCCGGCCTCGAGGTCACCTGGACCTACCACCCGACCCGCTGGGACAACGAGTTCTTCCACATCCTGTTCGCCTACGAGTGGGAGCCGTTCAAGTCGCCTGCCGGTGCGTGGCAGTGGCGGCCCAAGAACGGCGCGGGCTCCGACATGGTCCCCGGGGCGCACGAGGGCCTTCCGCGCCGGGAGCCGCGGATGCTCACCTCCGACATCGCGCTGCGTGTCGACCCGGAGTACGGCAAGATCTCGAAGCGCTTCCACGAGAACCCTGAGGAGTTCAGCAAGGCCTTCGCGAAGGCCTGGTTCAAGCTGCTCCACCGCGACATGGGCCCGGTGAGCCGCTACCGCGGCCCGCTGGTGCCGTCCGAGCCGCAGCTGTGGCAGGACAACGTGCCGGCGCACGAGGGTGAGCTGATCGGCGACGCCGACGTGGCCTCGCTCAAGGCGAAGGTCCTCGACTCGGGCCTGTCGGTCGCCGAGCTCGTGTCCACCGCGTGGGCCTCGGCCTCGTCGTTCCGCAAGACCGACAAGCGTGGTGGCGCCAACGGTGCCCGCATCCGTCTGGAGCCGCAGCGCAGCTGGGCGGCAAACCAGCCCGAGCAGCTCGAGCGCGTGCTCGGCAAGCTCGAGGAGATCCGTGCGGAGTTCAACGGCGCGGGCGGTGCGCAGGTGTCGCTGGCCGACCTGATCGTCCTGGCCGGCTCGGCCGCGGTCGAGAAGGCGGCGAAGGACGCGGGTGTGGACATCACCGTCGGGTTCCGTCCCGGGCGCACCGACGCCACCGAGGAGCAGACCGACGTCGCGTCCTTCAAGGTGCTCGAGCCGCGTGCCGACGGCTTCCGTCAGTACCTCCGGCCCGGCGAGAAGCTGCAGCCCGAGGTGTTGTTGCTCGACAAGGCCTACATGCTCGACCTCTCGGCGCCGGAGATGACCGTTCTGGTCGGTGGCATGCGAGCGCTCGGCGCCAACGCCGGCGGCACCCAGCACGGTGTGCTCACCGACCGGCCGGGGGTCCTGACCAACGACTTCTTCGTCAACCTGCTGACCAACGGCAAGGAGTGGAAGGCGTCGCAGGACTCCGAGAACGTCTACGAGATCCGCGACGCCTCGGGTGAGGTCGAGTGGACCGCCACCGCGGTCGACCTGATCTTCGGCTCCAACTCGCAGCTGCGGGGCCTGGCAGAGGTCTACGCGAGCAGCGACGCGCAGGAGAAGTTCGTGCGCGACTTCGCCGCCGCGTGGGTCAAGGTCATGGAGCTCGACCGCTTCGACCTGCGCTGA